A stretch of the Aegilops tauschii subsp. strangulata cultivar AL8/78 chromosome 4, Aet v6.0, whole genome shotgun sequence genome encodes the following:
- the LOC109783993 gene encoding transcription factor MYB2, with the protein MDMVHERDSSSEEEVMAGDLRRGPWTVEEDILLVNYIAAHGEGRWNSLARSAGLKRTGKSCRLRWLNYLRPDLRRGSITPQEQLLILELHSRWGNRWSKIAQHLPGRTDNEIKNYWRTRVQKHAKQLKCDVNSQQFKDVMRYLWMPRLVERIQAAATADAVQTAADTPLSWQHGADDALYESPELPVDACWPAEYAAVAGGQLPDASVAELSSTTTAGSSSPSTTDSGAGAQPSWPAAVDGAEWFTTACDASSAAATMCDTDQLIQQQAPSQLAGTWTSEPLPSLGFPELGVADFEIGSFDVDSIWSMDDLWYTQPQFV; encoded by the exons ATGGATATGGTGCACGAGAGGGACTCGAGCAGCGAGGAGGAGGTGATGGCCGGCGACCTCCGCCGCGGGCCGTGGACGGTGGAGGAGGACATCCTGCTCGTCAACTATATCGCCGCGCACGGCGAGGGCCGCTGGAACTCGCTCGCCCGATCAGCAG GTCTGAAGCGCACCGGCAAGAGCTGCCGCCTCAGGTGGCTCAACTACCTCCGCCCCGACCTCCGGCGCGGCAGCATCACGCCGCAGGAGCAGCTGCTCATCCTCGAGCTGCACTCGCGGTGGGGCAACCGCTGGTCCAAGATCGCGCAGCACCTCCCCGGCCGCACCGACAACGAGATCAAGAACTACTGGCGCACGCGCGTGCAGAAGCACGCCAAGCAGCTCAAGTGCGACGTCAACAGCCAGCAGTTCAAGGACGTCATGCGCTACCTCTGGATGCCCCGCCTCGTCGAGCGCATCCAGGCCGCCGCCACGGCCGACGCGGTGCAGACCGCCGCTGACACGCCCCTGTCGTGGCagcacggcgccgacgacgcgcTCTACGAGTCACCGGAGCTCCCTGTCGATGCGTGCTGGCCAGCGGAGTACGCCGCCGTGGCCGGCGGGCAGCTGCCCGACGCCTCGGTCGCGGAGCTGTCGAGCACTACTACCGCCGGCTCTTCCTCGCCGTCCACCACCGACTCTGGCGCCGGCGCCCAGCCCAGCTGGCCTGCAGCGGTTGACGGTGCCGAGTGGTTCACCACCGCCTGCGAcgcctccagcgccgccgccacCATGTGCGACACGGACCAGCTGATCCAGCAGCAGGCACCGTCCCAGCTCGCGGGAACGTGGACGTCCGAGCCGCTGCCGAGCCTCGGGTTTCCCGAGCTGGGCGTCGCGGACTTCGAGATAGGTAGCTTCGACGTGGACAGCATCTGGAGCATGGACGACTTGTGGTACACGCAGCCGCAGTTCGTGTGA